A segment of the Silvanigrella paludirubra genome:
TTGGAACAGAAATTGGAGTTCAATTGACCTTAGATTCTACAGTAACAACCTCAACAACATTTACCGACCCTACAGCCCAATCACTTTCATCTTATGTTTTTGCTTCACCAGAATATACCGCTTTATCAAATCAATTAAGCGACTCAATAACAACAAAACTTAAAGAATATCCATTACCTTATTGGAATATTTTAAAAATTGGTTGGATATTTTAAAGCACCAATATTAAAATTAAATATTAATATTATAAAAATATTTTGCATTATTTAATAAAATATTATGAATATCATTAGTTTCAAAATTATTAATTATTTTTTTTACATCATTTTCGCTAAACGGAATGGGAGCGCGAGTAGAAGGTAAATCTGTTCCAAAAATAACAGAATTTGGATTAATTTTAATTAATTCATGTATTGCCTTAATAGGATCAAAATTAATTCTACCAAATCCAGTTGCTTTAACGATTCCTCCTTTTTCTACAAGTTTTTTTAAAAACTCTAAACCTTCTTTAGAAAGTCCTAAGTGATCTATTGAAAATTTTTTTAATTTTGAAATTTTTGGAATAAGATCTTTTAAATTTGTTGAATCAATATAAATTTCTGTATGCCATTTTACAAGTTCATAAACTCTGTTTCCAAAGCTCTCAATTTCATGAATAGATGCAGAACCACCTCGTTTCACATTAAAACGAATTGCTCTAATTCCACAATTATGTAATTTTATAATTTCTTCATCTGATATAGAGCTTGGAATTTGAGTAACACCAACAAACTTTTCGCCTAATATTTTTAAAGCATTAATTAAATAGGACTGATCAAATTCTTGAAAGGAACCAGATACAACAGCTCCACCGACTACATTTAAATTTTTAACTGTGGTTTTATAGTTTTCCACATTAAATTCTTCCGGCATAAATCCATTATTTTCAACCAGAGGAAATTTTTTATCTATAATATGAAAGTGAGAATCAAAAATTTTAAATTGTTCCATAATAAGCAACCCTTATTTAAAGACAAAATCTTTA
Coding sequences within it:
- a CDS encoding amidohydrolase family protein; the encoded protein is MEQFKIFDSHFHIIDKKFPLVENNGFMPEEFNVENYKTTVKNLNVVGGAVVSGSFQEFDQSYLINALKILGEKFVGVTQIPSSISDEEIIKLHNCGIRAIRFNVKRGGSASIHEIESFGNRVYELVKWHTEIYIDSTNLKDLIPKISKLKKFSIDHLGLSKEGLEFLKKLVEKGGIVKATGFGRINFDPIKAIHELIKINPNSVIFGTDLPSTRAPIPFSENDVKKIINNFETNDIHNILLNNAKYFYNINI